A segment of the Elaeis guineensis isolate ETL-2024a chromosome 6, EG11, whole genome shotgun sequence genome:
acggtggaccgggtggTGCACGGGCGGGCGTATGGATCGAGGGGGCATTTTTCCTtaatttctcgcggtccaccatAGACTGACAGCCGTTTCACCTCCGTTTCTCATGGTCTATAGATTTTTTCGTAAACCACATGCGATTGGATGGCCTGAGGCACTGCCGATCACGATATGAGGGTTCTGGGAGGATTTTGGACATTGTTAGGAGACTATACTCCGATATAACTTGGGTTTTAAAGCTTTGTAAAGCCTGTTCACGGAACAGAGTGTGTGTACGGCTTTGCTCGGTAGTGAACCCAGAGAACAGAGGTGAGGCACCGATAGGAGTTGGAGCAAGGGGCTTCAAGTAAACTGTTAGACAGTAGACAGCGatcacttcaggagttcaggggggtctttttagagagagagcttttgtgagggagagattgggtaTACGAGGATTGAGGatgtgatcttctcttataatttttctcttttctcatagtgaagcttgcatgtcccatggaCGTGAGCCAATTTTTGGCTGATCCAAatatttgattgttttctgttttattttttctctcttcctactGTGACACGCAATATTAAAAAGGTCCTAGGAGGTTAtgtcctggccaaacatccaCCAATAAATAGTATCAGAACGAGACGGTACCAAGATGCAGATtgtagtggtggtgagcaagattgaagatagagaagataggatcaatcaagatggagatcaacaagtttgatggaaagaacaatttctccttgtggcaggcaagggtgaaggatgtgctcatccactaaggattgatcgatgctctcttatgcgaggagaagccgaccaccatggaggtgcaggattggagacggcttcagatgcagacggtgagtaccatccacatgtacctgatggtgagtaccatccgcatgtacctaacagatgaggtggtgatccatgtgcttgacgagacttttccgacggtgttgtggtcgaagctcgaggagttgtacatgacgaagtctctcaccaataccctTTTTCTTTGGAGacagttctaccagctgcggatgactaagggacagagcgtgcaggagcatctcagccacttctagaagatcttcaccgacctcctcagcgttggcgagaaagttgaAGAGAAAATCAGGgcactggtcttgctagcatcgctcccCCCTTTATATGAGTCCTTggtaactgctcttctagtacgaaagagcaccatcaagatagatgagATCACCGCGATGatcttcagaatgaggttctcaagagggagaacccaacttcgagctcagatggtggcagctcagctttggtggtttctggaggagcagaaggcgtagacggagcgataggagatcgcgacgagggtggtccaagtccagaatgAGGATAGTCCAAGGTAATAAGAACTTCACTCTGTGATGTCATCTTTCATCCTTCCGAGTCTTCCGTCTAGTGTCCGATCTACCTCCATTTGGAGCTCCACCCCTCTCCTGACTCCTAAAggtccacctcgcactgggcttcccgtcagatagtaatatcctttcatcctctttttttcttccaaaataaCCCTATCATCGCGTAACACCTTTagaatttctccaccagctaccatcttgtagcctctcaaatccagtttgttcagtaagataagattccatctgaaatcggatatgtatcggacttcCCTCAATCTACTCACtataccatcatgtgtcctccagctgaccgtcccgatgcctctaatcgcacagctcgatccatccagcagATAAATAGTATATTTACTGCTCTCTAGAGGGTTAAACTGCTTctctctgtaacatacatgataggtgcatgcagaatctataatatactactgaaaagaagtagatacctcattaaATATCTCCAAGATAttatcctctgactcgctactggccatcgctgcagtagccctcgtccgatccctgagttgagagcaatctctgttTAGATGTCCCAACTTGTCATACGGGTAATATCTGGTCTTACTCAAGTCTCTCATccagacttggaccgccctcatcgcAATCTCCTGCCGCTCTGTTTGCCGCCTCCTACTCCTCCAAGAACCATCAAATTCGAGCTGCTGTctagctcgaagctggattcttcctcctgagaacctcattctagagaATCGCCGCAATGACcttatccatcttgatggtgctctttctcactagaagagtcgtcaccaaggactcatacgaagggaaaAGCGATGCTAGTAAGATCAGCGCTCTGGTCTTCTCTtcaactttctcgccaacactgaagagatcggtgaggatcttttggaagtggctaAGATACTCCTGCATgttctatccctcagtcatccgcagctaATAGAACTGCTTCCAGAGGAAAaggatgttgatgagagacttcaccatgtacaactcctcgagcttcgaccacaacatCGTTTGGAAAGTCtcgtcaagcacatggatcaccactttATCTACTAGATACAAGCAGATCgtactcactgcctgcatctaGAGTCGCCTTCAATCCTGCACCTTCATAATAGTTGGCTTCTTCtcgtataagagagcatcgatcaacccttgctggatgagcacgtccttcatccttgcctgccacaaggaaaaaatgctctttccatcaaaacttttgatctctatcttgattgtgtttgtcttcttcattttctatctcgatcaccatcGCCGCAATCTATGCTCTGGTACcaccttggctctgataccaattgttaaaatattacctgctctgataccactttgttgGAATatcacctgctctgataccaattgttgtgtaGGATCCGATACCACATGGTGttacaagaagaaagaaaaaataaaataaaaaatacaatacaaatatatggatcgacctcaagcctacctccacgggatgtgcaagcttcacaatgagagaataaaatacaaccaatacaagaggaactcaccacttaACTCTTGTACAAAAATCTCTTAATAAGAAGTCTCAAAattcttacaaaagctctctgaaatctcttttgaagtttttttaTACCTTCAGAATGTCACCAGTTATCCAACGCAATAAACGGctcgtcaatcggagctatataggttctaaaatttcaaaaatactatTATACTAGGAATATTGAGTTTCAATCAATCCGAAAATCATCCATGGCCGTTTGATCATGATCGGTTCGCACCAGAGCCGTCCGATCATGCACTATAGCCTCAGATCAAGCCTGATCACATCCGAAGTCATTCTCAACTATCCGATCATGAATGGCTCGCTCTAGAACCGTTGGATTGCACAAAATCGTTCATGGATCGTGTGATTGGTCCATGCGGCCTCCATGGACCGCCCAGCATCttgtggtccatggtggatcacACAGGGCGTTGGGCCCGTATGCATGCCTCCATTGGGCCCACCCATGCACTAGGCCATGCGTGCCTGTGTGCGCACGTTCGTCGGGCCCAGCTGCACCACTGTCGGCCTCAACCGGTCTCTGCTAGCTCGTGCACCGTGCCACCTGCTTCAAGCTTCTTTCGCGCATATCTTCATCGTCTGGACTTCATTTGGACTATTCTTAGACTTGTTGGATTCGATTCGTCATCCTAGATTTTGCTTGAgttcaatatagatcgaatcttgagacatattttctaacgtATATGTTATCACCTAATTTGAATGCCATCTCCAAATGCTTGTTCTTTCTTTATCGTCCTTtagattgaaattcaaatttaaattcaactcCTATCGTGCCAATCGACCTTTCATACCTTCGAGCACCTATCGTCGATCCCAAAAGCTTTTTCGAGCCACCCACTTGCTCACCTGACAAGACTCTTAAAGCAACCTCGATGACACTACCTCCCACCAGCATCAATAAGAGGACTGTCCCTATACCCGAAAACCATAAGCCTATTCCAGTAGTTAAAATATTCTCCACCCTCAGGGCCTCGTTATCCCCTGATAACAATAATGTTTCATTATGTGATAGAACTCCAACTAGCTTCCATGAGGTCAAGAGGAGCCCTTGACTAGCGTTGGGAATAGAAGAACCTTGCTTAAAGGAGGAAGATATACTTTTCAACAACTCTCTAACGTCTGGTGATATTGTAAAGCTAGGAAAACAATGTGGTTTTGTGCTTCTGATGAAGGACCACACTCCTCTATTCTCAAACTCAAAAAGATAGAGATGCACTGGTGCAGAAAAAATATGAACTATGCTGTAGTTTAAAGTCTGGTGTAACCATTTCAGTATTATGATTAGTATAGCTTTACAGATATTTGGTTTCGGATGTAAAACTGGGGAGTGTTTCGATATATCTAGGTACATCTCCAGCGAAGCTGCATTTTGGCTCTCAGCTTTCTTATATGTAAATGTGTTTTAGATCTTAACTCCTATGGAAGCTACATCTTGGATTTTCGACTTTTCTTCATCCTTAATTCTCCCTACTTATCAATTTGAATCAATAATTGGTGCTGATATTCTTGATCAATATCAGTTTTGTTTTGAAATTTGAGAGGCATGAGCCTTGCTTCAAAACATTGGATAATCAAATAATCAATTATAGACTCTAACTATAGAATAGTATGTCTTCAAGAAACTAAGCTCAGATCCTTTAACTTAAACCTCCTAAGATCAGCGTGTGGTGGTTATTTTGACTGCTGGCAAAATAAAGACGCACAAGGCACTTCAGGTGGGTTAGTGACGTGTTGGAAAAGTTCTGAGGTGGTTGGCCATGTACATTTTGGTGTCTTCTCAATCAGCACTTTGTTTACTCTCAAAAGCAATAGTTATCGGTGGACTTTGACTAATGTCTATGGACCCAATGAGGATCTCCTTCTACGAAGAACTGATGGCAATCAGACATCTTATTAGTGGCCCATGGATAGTAGTTGGGGACTTTAACATAACTCGATTCTCATACGAATGATTAGGAGCCATAAGCAGCATCACCGAGTCATGCAAGTTCAATAGAGCCATCAATCAACTTGAGCTGATAGAAATCAATGCACCAAACAAGAAATATACTTGGTCAAATTTTAGAGTTCCCCCAGCTTGGCTAAGCTTGACAAATGTTCTGTATCAACAGACTGGCAGTTAGAATTCCCATCGGCATTCCTTTCCATTCTCACACGACCAACATCAGACCATACACCAATGCTACTCACATTCAGTCACCTACCCGCTCAGATTCATAGAAGTCTTAAGCCATTCTGGTTTGAAAACATGTGGCTTTTACAACCAAGCTTTgatgatctaattaaattttgatggaATGAGTCTCCGCACTTAGAAgatgatgtgaaaaatattgtTATCAAGTTGAGATTCTTACGCTCAAAATTGAGACATTGGAGCAAAACTACCATTGGGAACATCACTTATATAAAGAAGGAGCTCATGAGTAAGATTGGCACGTTGGACACTACCGAAGAACATAGATGTTTATCAACAATTGAACAAAGGGAAAGATCTGACTTGAAATCTAGACTTATAGCAATCCTCCAACAGGAGGAGGCATACTAGAAGCAACGAACAAGATATCAGTGGCTTAGAGATGGTCACCGCAACACAAGGTTTTCCCACATAAGTGCAAGCATCAAGTGACGGAAGAACCAAATCTCTGAAATATTGACTGACGGTAAAACTATTGATAATCAAAAAGATATACAACATGCATTCTACTCatattattcctctttgattggtGTTAAGAATGATTCAGATGTTGAAGCAATTTGGAGTCTCCTCTACCCTGAAGGAAATGTAGATTTGAGCTATCTAGAATAAGATATCTTTGAAGATGAAATTTGTGATGCGGTGTTCAATATGGCCAAAAATAAGGCCCCTGGGCCCGATGAATTTCCCATGTCATTCTACCAAAAATACTGGAAGATCATAAAATGTGATATCATCAAAGTTGTCGGGGCCTTTCAGAACTAATCATCGAATATAGCTAGAATCAACTGCACTTACATCAAACTCATTCCGAAGACATCGAGTATTGCTTCAGTTAGGGACTATAGACCAATTAGTTTGGAAAATAACATTATTAAGATCATTTCAAAGATATTATCCTCCTGGTTGAGTAAAGTGACTGATTCATTAATCTCTCTCACTCAGAATGCTTTCACTAAAGGACGACAGATTCATGAAACCTACATTCTAGCAAATGAAATAATAGCTAACTCCAAAAGATCAAAGTGCAAAGGGATTCTCTGCAagatagattttgaaaaagtatttGATAGCATTTCTTGGAAGTTCTTATTTGACCTTCTAAAATTCACAGGCTTCAGTCCAAGATAGCTCAAGTGGATAACCTTCTTGTTACAAAGCACAAGCTCTTCCATATTAATCAATGGTCAGCCAGGCAGGTGGTTTATTAGTAAACAAGGGCTAAAACAAGGTAACCCTCTCTCTCCGTTGCTCTTTATTTTGGTGGCTGATATACTTGACAGAATTTTATGGCAAGCAGCAAATGAGAACTTGATCTTTGGAATAGGATCTCTTGACACAACAGGACAATTCAAATGTTTGTAATTTGCTAACGACACACTAATACTTAGCAATACAGTAAAGGACTATATCCAGTTATTAAAGTTAATTCTTTACTCCTTTGAACTATTGACTTGCCTCAAAATCAACTTCGATAAAACCAGTATGGTTGGATTAGGTATAACCAAAGCTTAGATAGAATCCTTCTCTCTTTTGCTTGGATGCAAGATAACAGACCTTCCCATTTATTATCTTGGCCTCCCTCTAAAAGACTCATTAACGAAGCTTAGAGATTGGAAGACTCATTCTCATCAACCACGTCCTTAAAGCTGTGCCAACATATTGGTTGTCAGCATTTTCTATCTCTGTAGGAATTGTTTGAAAGCTTGATATTATATGCCGCAACTTTTTATGGGGTGATCATGGGCTATGTAGCAAAATTAAATGTCTTGCAGCTTGGTCACAGGTATGCAGACCAAAAGAATATGGTGGCTTGGATATCACGGACCTTAGAATACTCAACCAAGCATTGTTGTTGAAGTGGTGGTTCAAATTTTTCTCCCAGCAAGATAGACCATGGCGAGTTCTCATTCATAACCTATACTACTCTTGAAGATTGCCTGTTGAGCCATCTACCTTCTTGTCTAGAATAGCTTCACCATTTTGGAAAAGCATCCTTCAACAATGGGATCTATTCATGCAATGTTCTAGTCCCATAGTTAGAAATGGCCATCAAATCTTTTTCTGGCATGATATATGGAACCAGAATCAAACCCTGGTAGTAAGATAGCCCAAGTTATTTCTTTTTGTCAAGAATCATTACATATCAATAGATCAATTTCTCAGTGTTGATCAGTGGCTAAAGAACTTCAGACAACCATTGAACTATGCAGCCACTACTGAACTCCAACATTTATATGCTCATATTGGGTTACTGAGGTTTTCAAATAGTGTTGATAGTAGGGATTAATGGAAATGAAACTCATCATTCACAGTGAAATATTGCTATTATTTCTTAAGTCATGGGGGAGTCTTATCATATTTTGGGAGAATTATTTGAAGATTGCCCATTCCTGAGAAGGCGGAAGTATTTAATTGGTTGTGTTACCACAACAAAATTCTTACTGCTGAAAACTTAGAGAAGAAAGGCATTACAGGACCAGCATCATGTCCATTATGCTCTAGTCATCCTGAAAAATTAGACCACTTGCTACTATCCTGTGATTATTTGAAGCAGATATGGAGTATCCTAATAAAAAGAATGGGATCATCACAACTACCAGACAATATATTTGACACCTGGAACAAATGGAGACATTCTTGCTCTCAAAACAATCTGGTAGAAGCACGTGATACTATCATCTCTATAGGTTTTTGGTGCATTTGGAAGGAGCAAAACAACCGTATCTTTCGATTCCAAGTCTTGGTAGCATCTGAAGTTGTCAAGCACATCATTTTTTTACTTCAAGACTGGACTTCTTCCTCACagaatgcagagatgcagagattggTTACTGTTTGCAATTTTTTGGGGCTTTAAATTCACTCATATTCTAAAGCCAAAGATGATATGCACCTTTTGCCCTCTTTTTACAGTAGTATGACCAACATATGTAATGACGGGAAACTTTTGAAGCCGTCCCTATTTCCCCTAATCATCCATCTCTATTATGTATCAAACAATATATATAACTAATATAATATTGCAGTGGAGGAAGTACCTTGCTTCCTCCACTCTATATGATCCATTTGAGATAACCACCGCATGACATCATCCAAAATTTTCTCAGCTTTCCAAAGAAGAGGACTTCTTGTTCCCGTCATCCTGATGAGTGATTCAAAATTCTCCAAAGGAGAGGTCCTTCGAGAACCATTCTCGTGACTCTCTTGTTGTCTAGTAGTCAACCTTTTTGCATAGAAATAGTGACCAATCTATCCAACACCTCGGCCCTTTTCCTGGTCACTGCATTTTTGCCTGCCAGAATTGACGGGAGATACAACTTTAACCAAGTGAATGTCGTCTCTCTCACCCACTTGGCCAAGAACGGTGTATAAAGAGCAATGCTTCGGTGATCCAGAAAAATCGCTTAAGAAAGACACTGAACTGTTCTTCACCATTTGCACTTTACAAAAGAGTAATACTATAAGGCTCCCGTTTGGTGCACATGAAAGTTCTCCTCACATATGTGTGAGGGTATTGATATAAATTAAATGATTCGGTGCAATTCATGGGTGCAATTGTGATACCCGAAGTGCCTGTTGAGTAGGCTTTTACACCTCTCCTAGTTCTTAAAGCCTTGTATTAGTCAAGAGTCATAACTattaattatagatattaaatatttgattaatatcttTTGTTATCTTATATCTTCTACGTTCATCTCTTCAAGTCAAGCATAAATTAATTATCATAGTTCATGTATAAAGATGTGGACTTGTTCCATGTCTATATTTATATTAGAGATGCTCCGTAGATAGAGAAGAACCAAGTTGTGCaagtataattatcttgcttttgTTTCTCTTGGAGGAGTTGGTGGCATGCCTATATTATAGTTGTGGAAGTATGATCCTCCCACATCCAACGTCATGTTGGATATTAAATTATCATGTTCGCATTAATAAATTGAAGAGAAGtttcatgtatatatatatatatatatatagcagggGCCTTAAAGCATTTCTTCATATGAAAAAAGAAGTCTAATAAACTAGTTATCATGTTGATAAAGAGGCAAGCTTAGGTCTAGGGAGAAAACTAGAAAGCAGAGAAAACACCAAGCTTGTTTCTCAAGAAAACTGGGCCGGTGGAAGGACTGAAGTACACATATGGACATAGCCCAAATGCCATTGATCTACTGGAAATCGGGCCCATTGAAGTCATATGATCAGAGCCCAAATCCCATTCCCTAGGAAAATCAGACCCATTACAATAAGATACATCCATAGGGGTGGAGTAAAGACGTTAAATATCAAGGAGGGACAAAAGTCTATCTATATAATTAATCTAGTGATATACCAAAATGTTATTTTCATAGTTCCAATGCATAGATATGACTAGGTCCATGCTTTTAGTGAACAAGAACAAAACAAACAATTTGTTACAGTGGCCAAATTTGACTCGGCCGTGCGCACTGGAGAAATTTGTAACAGAATTTAAATGCGGTGCAAGAGACTTGTCATGTGCCATACATTTAATTTACAAGAGAACCAAGCCAGAGATCGGATCTCTGCAGCATATGTTTCGTGCTAATGAACCATATCATTCCATGATGAAAATACtgatatagtttttttttttttttattgactttgtttatagcatacatgatagactaAGTCTATCAAGAATTCCTCATCAAATATATATGATGCATTGCATTGTGCGTCAAACACGGTGTCTTATCTATCCACACTTAGATTGATGAATGCATAATGTGTTGTCTTTATTTTCTTGGAATACATTATTGCGCCTATGTATTATTTTGGTATGACCCATGGATAAGGTATGATTGCGTTCACATGAACGATGGACAGGAAGACGTCTACCTCATATGGATAATAGGCCTTCATTATCTGACTTTACTAATAATTTACAGTCCAAGAAATCATGAGACACTACGGCGCATAGAATCCCATTAGAAATCATTAGTTAAACATGCTTCAGTGAAATTAATACTGCTGGCTTATGGAAAAACCTTATATTAATACACCATTTTAGAGAAAAGCTACTAAAAGACTTTaaaaaaactgaaaaaaatataacCCTCTGGAATTGAAGCAGAATATGCAGTCAAATAAGAGCTATAATACTTGAGGAACTTCATACCCAGTCATCTCTTTGAACCGGATTAACACACggttccttgatcattatcatttAATTTCTAGTTATTCTCATTTGTAAGGGATTTGCACCCACTTGCACTTATACTGTACATACTTATACTAGTTCTTACATATAATTATATTCTCCCTATTTACAATTATATTGTTCCTAACACGGAATAAATGTGTACAGTCATCAAAAACCAGAAATTAAAGAGATTTTGAAATTTGGGACTGGTGTTAAACTTCTGATCGACAGGGACCAAAAATTATAGCATGGTCATAAAGGAACTAGCTATCAATTTACCACAATACTGAGCAAATACAACATTTAGTATAGGCCCCCAAAAGAAACAGAGCCGAATTAATCACCAAAGCGACCGGTAAATAGGCCCATTAGTGTCATGATATTTTCTCCTTTCTACCTGTTTCAATATGTATATTATCAACTCAGCACCATTACTTTAATGTAGTCTTTCGCTCCTTGTTTACCGAAACAAAAAAAGTAGGCCCACCAGTCTCTTTCACCAAGCTTGTCCATTTGCATATATTACACAAAGGAGCTGAAaccatcaaatttaaatttaaatatcaaattaaAGTACATTAGATTCTTCAGCTAAAGTTGATATATATGCGGATGGTATTGGAATTGCAAGAGAACTATAGAGAGATTATTGGTTGGACAAGGACCATCAACTCCATGGTGGATCAGTCCACCAGAGAGGAGAAAAGGGCCGGGAGGTTGGGGGAGGACGTTTCACGTGGTGAGGAATTCTTCGGTAGATATGGTCCATCAAATTTGTTATAAACAAGGACAATGAAAAGATGTCATATCAGTATTTTGAATTGCAAAATTCTACAACTATCTCAAATGTGTTGAGATGATTAAATTGAGATATGTTGAGGTGGTTGCTGAattattcaatttaaaatattgatgtagcatattttgatggattttgttTATGGCACATGTGGTCAATTAAATCTATCAAAAAATTTCTTGTGATTCTGGGTGAGTTGGTGACAGAGAATGGATGCATGTGATTGTAAAATGCTTTGTTCTCGGAGTATATATAGTACTCCATGCTCTTCAAATTTTttcctaaaaaataataaatttttcgaGCAATCAAAACacataaaaaaattctaattttacgTTCACGCCGACACAATACATTgcaatttttaatttctaatatttTGTTCTGCAATAAAACACGAAAGGTTCTTAATTTTTTCTGTGAGCTAAAAAAGGAAAGATCATACTAAGATACCATGCTCGTGCATTATTTCGTCAAAGCGTGTTTCATAAAGGTTTCCAACATGAAATATAAAACTACTGCGTCTGCTTGTGAATTTTTATTTCCCCAGAATCACCAAAACCTTTTCTTTTTATTGAGAACAAGGATCATGTCCAGGTTTTCAAAACCCAGACGGCTTCATGCAAAGGAAATATTATCCCAGGTCTTATTTTGTAAACCATACTAATAATAGTACAGATACTCTCCCTACCATGAGAAGAGCCCGGCTTATAACTAATATGGGCGCTGCCCCACGATATTGCCCGGAGGTTTGTAGTTGCAGATAATAAAGATGGCGCCACTGTTGCATTTCACCCGAGCGCAGCCGATGTGGGTGGAGTCTCGCCACACCACCTGGGTGTAGTGACCGCACACCTTCCCGGCGGCGCAAGTGTTGGTGCTGTAGTCGTACCACTGCTTCTCACTCACCCACAAGTTCACAGCATCCGCTGCGGTGTACTCCCTACCTGATCCCCAGAAGAGGTTCTCACCGTACGGTCCGCCGGAGTGGACGAGCTGGCAGTCGCCGATTCGCTGGTTGGCGTAGTTCTGGGCGTAGGCTGCCACGGTGTTGTCCCACGACACCGGGCCGACGCCGACGGCCGCCCGGGCTGCGTTGTGGGCGCTCACAAAGTCTTGTGGGGAGTTTTGGGCGATGGTGGTGTGAGCCATGGCCAAGAACATGGCGCAGGCCAAAGCGAATGTTAGGTTTGAGAACTTCATGGTTTCACTACTCTCACGATACACTAGATCTTCttgttgccttttttttttggattggagAGAGCCTGGGGAAGGGGGGATTTATAGTGGAGGGATGGCGTTAAAGTCCaagtttggcttggaaaaaggaTCTTGTTGCCTCTCGCCTTCCAGACGAAAAGGATCAGCCTACGGAGAATTGGATGACATCCGCATGCGTGCGTTACTTTCCCGAGGGCTGATAGGAGTGAAATATAGGTACGGATATTATTTGAatgtaaaaatatatatctatatttattttaaataaattataaatataattttgataattaaattttatgattatataatcaaaaatattattaaataaataataaattaaatt
Coding sequences within it:
- the LOC105060075 gene encoding pathogenesis-related protein PRB1-3 encodes the protein MKFSNLTFALACAMFLAMAHTTIAQNSPQDFVSAHNAARAAVGVGPVSWDNTVAAYAQNYANQRIGDCQLVHSGGPYGENLFWGSGREYTAADAVNLWVSEKQWYDYSTNTCAAGKVCGHYTQVVWRDSTHIGCARVKCNSGAIFIICNYKPPGNIVGQRPY